The Rhodocytophaga rosea genome has a segment encoding these proteins:
- a CDS encoding Ig-like domain-containing protein, translating into MFPSFQQVALSLVCLLCWTLTLTSVYGQTPPSGFSNTLLSSGWNEAVGMTFSKDGSKLFVWERAGKVWVVEGGQKKLLLDISPEVGGWHDHGLLGFALHPQFETNGYFYVLYLVDRHHLLYAGTATYNAATDLYFTATIGRLTRYTATKTATGYSTSNRKILIGATKSTGIPSLSRTHGVGSLVFGTDGTLLVSTGDGASPSATDIGGSVGGSYATQGLSDGIITAKENVGAFRSQILDGMNGKILRIDAETGAGIPSNPFYDPTKPNSAKSKVWAMGLRNPFRTLLKPGTGSHNPDDGDPGVLYVGDVGWNIFEELNVVDKPGLNFGWPIYEGLEAHSDPNWPSYAVQTVENQFAPNPLYGVNGCTRQYFRFNELLKQATPTGTATFTNPCNSSQTIPSTIPKFVHTRPVLDWKHGTVLARTGTFSGSTATVTNVGASGSPISGSMFKGNSSTGGVFYTGDDFPAAYKNTYFHGDYVGGWIKNMPVNASHKPTAVKNFIDSGAIVVYMATHPIDGGLYYVNFGSEIRKITSTNNQPPTAVATVNKTFGTSPLTVQFTGSNSTDPEAIPLTYEWNFGDGSAVSTQPNPSHTFTATAGVPTKFTVTLKVKDNLSTSQTTLVISVNNTPPVVTITSPVNNTLYPVTQESTYNLRATVTDAEHTATQLKYEWQTTLYHEDHMHPEPIDTKVQTTTTIDPLGCDGQSYFYLIALKVTDGAGLSTTKEVKLFPNCGGTNDPPTVILTAPVNNATFTAPTSIVMEASASDGDGAISKVEFYNGATKLGEDVTSPYEFNWSNVGAGTYKLTAKAIDNQNLAATSSIVTVTVNAVSTQLPAPWQHQDIGTVPIAGSASYANGIFTVKSSGFDFWTAPDAFHYVYQPVSGNTTIIAKVNSLEKTDANALAGVMIRENLTASSSFATTVVNPGGTLLTSRQGTGKPAYVWRSGTAPRWLKLVRSGNTFTSSFSADGNTWTTIGSVSLTMGSSVYVGLALTSHNNTLLNTSTFSNVSVITSANQPPVVSLTSPVNNTAFTAPASIPIKATASDGDGAISKVEFYNGATKLGEDVTSPYEFNWSNVGAGSYQLTAKAIDNLNASTTSAIVNVSVTTSTNQPPVVSLTSPVNNASYTAPASIPIKATASDAGGSVSKVEFYNGATKLGEDVTSPYEFNWSNVGAGTYKLTAKAIDNQNLAATSSIVTVTVNAVSTQLPAPWQHQDIGTVPIAGSASYANGIFTVKSSGFDFWTAPDAFHYVYQPVSGNTTIIAKVNSLEKTDANALAGVMIRENLTASSSFATTVVNPGGTLLTSRQGTGKPAYVWRSGTAPRWLKLVRSGNTFTSSFSADGNTWTTIGSVSLTMGSSGYVGLALTSHNNTLLNTSTFSNVSVTTSTIARMSSDEDLSNSTLQVYPNPFSLPATIVFSVPFSQEARVQLYDTKGIVQQSLFSGKAEGGKTYQISLQGNDLSNGLYIIRLMTTQGSIHRKVSLLK; encoded by the coding sequence TTGTTCCCCTCCTTTCAACAGGTAGCCCTTTCTCTGGTTTGTTTACTATGCTGGACACTAACTCTTACCAGTGTGTATGGTCAAACGCCCCCCAGTGGATTTTCTAATACTTTATTATCTTCCGGATGGAATGAGGCAGTGGGCATGACTTTCAGCAAAGATGGCAGCAAACTCTTTGTTTGGGAAAGAGCAGGTAAAGTATGGGTAGTAGAAGGCGGACAAAAAAAGCTATTACTGGATATTAGCCCCGAAGTGGGAGGCTGGCATGACCATGGCTTACTTGGCTTTGCCTTACATCCTCAGTTCGAAACCAACGGTTATTTTTATGTCCTGTATCTGGTAGACCGCCATCATCTTTTATACGCTGGTACTGCCACTTACAATGCTGCCACCGACTTATATTTTACAGCTACTATAGGCAGGCTTACCCGCTACACTGCTACTAAAACGGCTACCGGCTATAGCACCTCCAACCGTAAGATCCTGATTGGCGCTACTAAATCTACCGGAATTCCCTCTTTAAGCCGGACACATGGAGTAGGCTCCCTGGTATTTGGTACCGATGGCACTTTACTTGTTTCAACAGGCGATGGGGCATCCCCATCAGCCACCGATATTGGAGGCTCTGTTGGGGGTAGTTATGCCACTCAGGGGTTATCTGACGGGATTATTACGGCTAAAGAAAATGTGGGTGCTTTCCGCTCACAGATCCTGGATGGCATGAATGGAAAAATCCTCAGAATCGATGCTGAAACCGGAGCCGGAATTCCCAGCAATCCCTTCTATGATCCTACTAAACCTAACTCAGCTAAATCTAAAGTATGGGCTATGGGCCTGAGAAATCCTTTTCGTACCCTACTGAAACCAGGTACAGGCAGCCATAATCCCGATGATGGCGATCCAGGTGTACTCTATGTGGGCGATGTGGGCTGGAATATATTTGAAGAACTCAATGTAGTGGATAAACCGGGTTTGAATTTTGGCTGGCCTATTTATGAAGGTCTGGAGGCACATTCGGACCCCAACTGGCCTTCGTATGCCGTGCAGACTGTAGAAAATCAGTTTGCCCCTAATCCACTCTATGGGGTAAATGGCTGCACCAGGCAATATTTCCGTTTCAATGAACTGCTCAAGCAGGCTACCCCAACCGGAACAGCTACTTTTACTAATCCTTGCAATAGCTCACAAACCATTCCTTCCACTATTCCTAAATTTGTCCATACACGCCCGGTACTGGATTGGAAACATGGAACGGTTCTGGCCAGAACCGGCACCTTTTCAGGAAGCACAGCCACTGTAACCAATGTAGGTGCAAGTGGTTCACCCATCTCAGGGAGTATGTTCAAGGGTAATTCTTCTACAGGAGGTGTATTCTATACCGGAGATGACTTTCCGGCAGCCTACAAAAACACGTATTTTCATGGAGACTATGTGGGAGGATGGATCAAGAATATGCCTGTGAATGCTTCCCATAAACCAACGGCTGTAAAAAACTTTATCGATAGTGGTGCTATTGTGGTGTACATGGCCACTCATCCTATAGATGGAGGGTTATATTATGTCAATTTTGGATCAGAGATCAGAAAGATAACTTCTACCAACAATCAGCCTCCTACTGCTGTAGCTACCGTAAATAAAACCTTTGGCACCAGTCCCCTGACCGTGCAATTTACCGGCAGCAATTCTACTGATCCGGAAGCCATACCTTTAACCTATGAATGGAACTTTGGAGATGGTTCTGCTGTAAGCACCCAGCCCAATCCCAGCCATACTTTTACAGCCACAGCAGGAGTACCTACGAAGTTTACGGTTACCCTGAAAGTAAAAGATAATTTATCTACCTCTCAGACCACGCTTGTGATTTCTGTGAACAACACCCCTCCGGTCGTTACCATTACTTCTCCGGTTAATAATACCTTATATCCTGTAACACAGGAATCTACCTATAATTTGAGAGCCACGGTTACGGATGCAGAGCACACAGCTACACAATTAAAATATGAGTGGCAAACCACTTTGTATCATGAAGACCATATGCATCCTGAACCAATTGATACTAAGGTTCAAACTACTACCACGATCGATCCCTTAGGTTGTGACGGGCAAAGTTATTTCTACCTGATCGCTCTGAAAGTAACCGATGGTGCAGGGCTTTCAACTACCAAAGAGGTAAAACTATTTCCTAATTGCGGAGGCACAAACGATCCACCCACTGTCATTTTGACGGCTCCTGTAAACAATGCCACCTTTACTGCTCCTACCAGTATTGTGATGGAGGCTTCAGCTTCTGATGGAGATGGAGCCATCAGTAAGGTAGAGTTTTACAATGGAGCTACAAAGTTAGGTGAGGATGTAACCAGCCCGTATGAGTTTAACTGGAGTAATGTGGGAGCAGGCACTTATAAACTGACTGCCAAAGCCATAGATAATCAGAATTTAGCCGCTACTTCTTCGATTGTGACTGTAACAGTCAATGCCGTATCCACCCAGCTTCCTGCTCCCTGGCAGCATCAGGACATAGGCACTGTTCCCATTGCCGGAAGTGCTTCTTATGCCAATGGCATCTTTACTGTTAAAAGCTCAGGTTTCGACTTCTGGACTGCACCCGATGCCTTCCATTATGTCTATCAGCCTGTTTCAGGTAATACAACCATCATTGCCAAAGTAAATAGCCTTGAGAAAACAGATGCCAATGCCTTAGCCGGGGTGATGATCCGGGAAAACCTGACAGCTAGTTCCTCCTTTGCTACTACGGTTGTCAATCCGGGGGGCACTTTGCTCACCTCCAGACAAGGAACAGGCAAACCGGCTTATGTATGGAGAAGTGGAACAGCTCCCAGATGGCTGAAACTGGTCAGAAGTGGCAATACCTTTACTTCCTCTTTTTCAGCCGATGGCAACACCTGGACAACGATCGGAAGTGTATCGCTCACCATGGGAAGCAGTGTCTATGTAGGATTAGCGCTTACTTCTCACAACAATACACTGCTCAACACTTCTACCTTCTCTAATGTATCTGTCATTACCTCGGCTAATCAACCTCCGGTCGTAAGCCTAACCTCTCCTGTAAACAATACTGCTTTTACAGCACCAGCCAGTATTCCAATAAAAGCAACGGCCAGTGATGGAGATGGAGCCATCAGTAAGGTAGAGTTTTACAATGGAGCTACTAAACTGGGTGAGGATGTAACCAGCCCGTATGAGTTTAACTGGAGTAATGTGGGAGCAGGAAGTTATCAACTAACAGCCAAAGCGATTGATAACCTGAATGCATCAACTACTTCGGCTATTGTAAACGTAAGTGTTACCACTTCAACAAATCAACCTCCGGTAGTAAGCCTAACCTCTCCTGTAAATAATGCTTCTTACACAGCACCAGCCAGCATCCCCATAAAAGCTACAGCCAGTGATGCGGGTGGAAGTGTAAGCAAAGTAGAGTTTTACAATGGCGCTACAAAGTTAGGCGAGGATGTAACCAGTCCGTATGAGTTTAACTGGAGTAATGTGGGGGCAGGCACTTATAAACTGACTGCCAAAGCCATAGATAATCAGAATTTAGCAGCTACTTCTTCGATTGTGACTGTAACAGTCAATGCCGTATCCACCCAGCTTCCTGCTCCCTGGCAGCATCAGGACATAGGCACTGTTCCCATTGCCGGAAGTGCTTCTTATGCCAATGGCATCTTTACTGTTAAAAGCTCAGGCTTCGACTTCTGGACTGCACCCGATGCCTTCCATTATGTCTATCAGCCTGTTTCAGGTAATACAACCATCATTGCCAAAGTAAATAGCCTTGAGAAAACAGATGCCAATGCCTTAGCCGGGGTGATGATCCGGGAAAACCTGACAGCTAGTTCCTCCTTTGCAACCACGGTTGTCAATCCCGGGGGCACTTTGCTCACCTCCAGACAAGGAACAGGCAAGCCGGCTTATGTATGGAGAAGTGGAACAGCTCCCAGATGGCTAAAACTGGTCAGAAGTGGCAACACCTTTACTTCTTCTTTTTCAGCCGATGGCAACACCTGGACAACGATCGGAAGTGTATCGCTCACCATGGGAAGCAGTGGCTATGTAGGATTAGCGCTTACTTCTCACAACAATACACTGCTCAATACCTCTACCTTCTCTAATGTGAGTGTCACTACTTCAACAATTGCAAGGATGAGTTCAGATGAAGACCTATCAAATTCTACGTTGCAAGTGTATCCAAATCCTTTCTCTCTACCAGCCACAATTGTATTTAGTGTCCCTTTTAGTCAGGAGGCAAGAGTACAGCTATATGATACAAAAGGAATTGTACAACAAAGCTTATTTTCAGGAAAAGCGGAAGGAGGCAAAACTTACCAAATAAGTTTACAAGGTAATGACCTTTCAAATGGACTTTACATTATTAGGTTAATGACTACTCAGGGAAGTATTCATCGAAAAGTAAGCTTACTTAAGTAA
- a CDS encoding TIGR03032 family protein: MTTPFSCTYTPQISELLWQLNCTLAISTYQAGKVILVSAAGPESLVQLPRNFEKAMGMAVEGSRLAIATKEEVIVLANAPALAGSYPPQPHTYDALFVPRATYYCGEIDLHDLAWGSKGLWAVNTRFSCLTLINEHFSFEPVWQPAFISDLTPDDRCHLNGLAMLYNEPDIVTALGRSDEPKGWRENVLEGGIVMHVPTGEILATQLPMPHSPRWYDGKLYMLFSATGELACLDTSSGKYDSIARLPGFARGMARYQDYLFIGLSKIRENASTFRNLPVASQELFSGVAIVQLSTGKTIGFIRYENSVEELYDIQVIPGFRRPGLLNHIRPEHRLALVTPTDAFWKGDE; encoded by the coding sequence ATGACTACCCCTTTTAGTTGTACCTATACTCCTCAGATTTCCGAACTTCTCTGGCAGTTAAACTGCACCTTAGCCATTAGCACTTATCAGGCCGGAAAAGTAATTCTGGTGAGTGCCGCCGGACCTGAATCACTGGTACAACTTCCGAGAAATTTTGAAAAAGCGATGGGAATGGCCGTTGAAGGCAGTCGCCTGGCTATTGCTACCAAAGAGGAAGTAATTGTACTGGCCAATGCTCCTGCACTGGCTGGCAGTTATCCACCACAACCGCACACCTATGATGCATTATTTGTTCCCAGAGCTACCTATTATTGTGGCGAAATTGACCTCCATGACCTGGCCTGGGGAAGTAAAGGGTTATGGGCAGTAAACACCAGGTTTTCTTGTCTTACGCTCATCAACGAACATTTTAGTTTTGAGCCAGTCTGGCAACCTGCATTTATTTCTGACCTTACTCCAGATGACCGTTGCCACCTCAATGGACTTGCCATGCTATACAACGAACCTGATATTGTAACGGCGTTGGGACGTTCTGATGAACCAAAAGGATGGCGGGAAAATGTATTAGAAGGGGGAATAGTAATGCATGTACCAACCGGAGAGATTCTGGCCACCCAGTTACCTATGCCCCATTCTCCCAGGTGGTATGACGGAAAATTATATATGCTTTTTTCAGCTACCGGAGAACTGGCTTGTCTGGATACCAGCAGTGGGAAATACGATAGTATTGCCAGACTTCCGGGTTTTGCCAGAGGAATGGCCAGATACCAGGATTATTTATTTATCGGCTTATCTAAAATCAGGGAGAATGCGTCTACTTTCAGGAATCTGCCTGTAGCCAGTCAGGAATTGTTTAGCGGGGTGGCCATCGTTCAGCTTTCTACGGGAAAAACAATTGGTTTTATCCGCTATGAAAATAGTGTAGAGGAACTATATGACATACAAGTAATTCCCGGTTTCCGCCGTCCCGGATTACTTAATCACATTCGCCCCGAACACCGCCTTGCCCTGGTTACACCTACGGATGCTTTCTGGAAAGGTGATGAGTAG
- a CDS encoding O-linked N-acetylglucosamine transferase, SPINDLY family protein, with amino-acid sequence MDKKTWQELFLKATQAHQQNKLTEAEQQYRQLLQVNPYQADVLHLLGIVCSQQSRHEEAIAYIQKAIRLYPEVPVFYNNLGEVFARKGETDRAMSSFRKAIQLAPDFAEAHYNLANVLKQAGHLTQAIDSYTRTLQLKPVHIKALYNLGNAYMEQGLIKSAMECYQQVVHIQPNFAEAHNNLGIAWQEWDNWEEATMHYQKATLLNPDFSEAFRNLASALETQGKTEESLFVYQQMVRKDPANLITRFQADTIPPVIFNSAAQIQSYRTGLLSTLDFYTTQDFRLDLSKLQDTSLQPSSILIYQGENDRHIKEKYATVFNKYFTGYNQVKFTRNSSLPHIGFVVTAGHEGVFIKCMRGILNNLSDTQFKITVICSAPNGEKILRPAISNPGVLYLSIPKRFDQAVETMQLAKFDILYYWEVGTDAINYFLPYVRIAPIQCTSWGWPVTSGIPNIDYFISSKLLEIPQSQDQYSEKLVQFNRLPVYYYFPQAPGLIRTRSDFNIPEKAHLYVCTQNLRKVHPDFDQMIARILRLDTQGILAFISDKHTTVTELLKSRFAQHFPELTDRIHFLPRMDEDDYFQVLTLADVVLDTLYYGGGANTTYDAFAVGTPVITLPTEFHRGRYAYAAYQQMGIEKCIAANSNEYVQKAVRIASIPEYRAEISRKIKAAHQAVFEDKQAVTELSEWLLSVWQEINKISFEK; translated from the coding sequence ATGGACAAAAAAACCTGGCAAGAACTATTTCTAAAAGCGACTCAGGCTCATCAGCAAAATAAGTTGACAGAGGCGGAACAGCAATATAGGCAATTGCTCCAGGTGAATCCTTATCAGGCAGATGTACTTCATTTACTGGGAATTGTTTGCAGCCAGCAAAGCAGGCATGAGGAAGCGATTGCCTATATTCAAAAAGCCATCCGCTTATATCCGGAGGTGCCTGTATTTTACAATAATCTGGGAGAAGTATTTGCCAGGAAAGGGGAAACAGACAGAGCGATGAGCAGCTTTAGGAAAGCTATTCAACTGGCTCCGGATTTTGCGGAAGCGCATTATAATCTGGCCAACGTTCTCAAACAAGCCGGCCATTTAACCCAGGCCATCGATTCATATACCCGAACCCTGCAACTAAAACCTGTACATATAAAAGCCCTGTATAACCTGGGAAACGCTTATATGGAGCAAGGTCTAATTAAGTCTGCCATGGAATGTTACCAGCAGGTCGTGCATATACAACCCAACTTTGCAGAAGCACACAATAATCTGGGAATCGCATGGCAGGAATGGGACAACTGGGAAGAAGCCACTATGCATTACCAAAAAGCCACGCTGTTGAATCCGGATTTTTCAGAAGCCTTCCGAAACCTGGCCAGTGCACTGGAAACACAAGGCAAAACTGAGGAAAGTTTGTTTGTGTACCAGCAGATGGTTAGAAAAGATCCGGCAAATCTAATTACCCGTTTTCAGGCTGATACAATTCCGCCGGTTATCTTCAATTCTGCAGCACAAATCCAATCCTATCGTACCGGGTTGCTATCTACCCTTGATTTCTACACTACACAAGACTTTCGCCTGGATCTCAGCAAACTTCAGGATACTTCATTACAACCTTCATCTATTCTTATTTACCAGGGAGAAAACGACCGCCACATTAAAGAAAAGTATGCAACTGTATTTAACAAGTATTTCACTGGCTATAATCAGGTTAAGTTTACCAGAAATTCTTCCCTGCCACACATTGGGTTTGTAGTGACGGCCGGACATGAAGGGGTTTTTATAAAATGTATGCGGGGAATATTGAATAATCTTTCTGATACTCAATTTAAAATTACAGTAATATGTAGTGCGCCAAATGGGGAAAAGATCCTGCGTCCGGCCATCAGCAATCCAGGCGTCCTTTATCTGAGCATTCCCAAACGCTTCGACCAGGCAGTGGAAACTATGCAGCTTGCAAAATTTGATATCTTGTATTACTGGGAAGTAGGAACTGATGCCATTAATTATTTTCTGCCCTATGTACGGATTGCTCCCATACAATGTACGAGTTGGGGCTGGCCAGTTACGAGCGGCATTCCGAATATAGATTATTTTATTTCCAGCAAATTATTAGAAATACCTCAAAGCCAGGATCAATACAGCGAAAAACTAGTGCAATTTAATCGCCTTCCTGTGTATTATTACTTTCCGCAAGCTCCTGGCCTCATAAGAACACGCTCAGACTTCAATATACCAGAAAAGGCGCATCTGTATGTGTGTACCCAGAATCTTCGGAAAGTTCATCCCGATTTCGATCAGATGATTGCCAGGATACTCAGGCTGGATACTCAAGGAATACTTGCTTTCATTTCAGACAAACATACCACGGTTACTGAATTATTAAAAAGCAGATTTGCACAACACTTTCCTGAATTAACAGATAGAATACATTTTCTACCCCGAATGGATGAAGACGACTATTTTCAGGTACTTACTCTGGCAGATGTGGTGCTGGATACCCTATATTATGGAGGCGGTGCCAATACCACTTATGATGCTTTTGCTGTGGGTACTCCAGTAATTACCTTGCCTACTGAATTTCACCGGGGCAGATATGCCTATGCGGCGTATCAGCAAATGGGTATTGAGAAATGTATTGCTGCTAATTCAAATGAATATGTACAGAAAGCCGTTCGTATAGCTTCCATTCCTGAATATCGGGCAGAAATCAGCAGAAAGATAAAAGCCGCACATCAGGCTGTTTTTGAAGATAAACAGGCCGTTACAGAATTGTCAGAATGGTTGTTGAGTGTATGGCAAGAGATAAATAAAATATCTTTCGAAAAATAA
- a CDS encoding caspase family protein, whose amino-acid sequence MKPNAILQAVIFLMLSVSQAFAQDNMQGTSQTFNFDVTSTDINFDISQYVKEGKYYALIIGVEDYEDKKFQKLDNPIRDSRKLTEVLQRQYTFEPENTTILKNPKREELILALQDLAKKVTPSDNVLIFYAGHGTWDEATETGYWIPSDAKNNDFATWIPNSSIREYVKQIRSRHTLLIADACFSGSIFKTRGSIASASKAIQQIYELPSRKAMTSGALKEVPDQSAFIEHLVKRLQTNQYNYLTAERLFTRLKENVISNSLNNQIPQYGDIIGAGSEGGDFIFIRRKN is encoded by the coding sequence ATGAAACCCAACGCTATTTTACAGGCTGTCATTTTCCTGATGCTGTCAGTTTCTCAGGCATTTGCGCAGGATAATATGCAGGGCACAAGCCAGACGTTTAACTTTGATGTCACCAGCACAGATATTAATTTCGATATTTCCCAGTATGTGAAAGAAGGCAAGTATTATGCACTCATTATTGGGGTGGAAGATTATGAGGATAAAAAGTTTCAGAAATTGGACAATCCTATCCGGGATTCCAGAAAACTGACCGAAGTTTTACAACGGCAGTATACCTTTGAACCAGAAAATACAACGATACTTAAAAATCCTAAACGGGAAGAATTGATTCTGGCATTGCAGGATCTAGCCAAAAAAGTAACGCCCAGCGACAATGTATTAATATTTTATGCCGGACACGGCACCTGGGATGAAGCTACTGAAACTGGCTATTGGATTCCGTCAGATGCCAAAAATAATGATTTTGCCACCTGGATTCCCAATAGCAGTATCCGGGAGTATGTAAAACAGATCCGTTCCAGGCATACCTTGCTCATTGCCGACGCCTGTTTCAGTGGCAGTATTTTTAAAACCCGTGGCAGTATAGCTTCGGCATCCAAAGCCATCCAGCAAATTTACGAACTACCCAGCCGCAAAGCCATGACCAGCGGTGCGCTGAAAGAAGTGCCCGATCAGAGTGCATTTATAGAACACCTGGTAAAACGCCTGCAAACCAACCAGTACAATTACCTCACCGCCGAGCGTTTGTTCACCCGCCTGAAAGAAAATGTGATCAGCAACAGCCTCAATAACCAGATTCCCCAGTATGGCGATATTATTGGGGCTGGCAGCGAAGGAGGAGATTTTATTTTTATCAGAAGGAAGAATTAG